In Silene latifolia isolate original U9 population chromosome X, ASM4854445v1, whole genome shotgun sequence, the following proteins share a genomic window:
- the LOC141618266 gene encoding protein FAR-RED IMPAIRED RESPONSE 1-like: MEPSEFEEKWQKVISDFELEDNDWLTTMFDDRHHWIHAYHRDLALGCILRTTQRSESTNSFFKRYENHFGTLVEFWMRFQTAMDQQRYTRRCDDYNSDHSFPELKTELPIEKHGAIIYTHAVFKVFQEEVMAADSCGVDDFEKEEHVRIIHVIDAETDRIFKVRLDLRSTDAVCECKLFERIGLLCRHILWVYKGKGIGRIPSKYIVDRWLNNTHAANRLDSNGNVIEDSYMATSDNSHLCNVWSEFRQIVGVLKTLPVEHTEELASLLVEFRQKLCIEPLTKDQEMEIFVGRMTRRLKSLSTLRNKHATRAVEKD; this comes from the exons ATGGAGCCGTCGGAGTTCGAAGAGAAGTGGCAGAAGGTCATTTCAGATTTCGAGCTGGAagataatgattggttgactacaaTGTTCGACGACAGACACCATTGGATTCATGCCTACCATCGTGACCTTGCCTTGGGCTGCATATTAAGAACAACACAGCGATCAGAAAGTACAAATTCGTTTTTCAAGCGCTATGAGAATCACTTTGGTACACTGGTCGAATTTTGGATGAG GTTCCAAACTGCTATGGACCAGCAGCGCTATACACGaaggtgcgatgattataacagcGACCACTCATTCCCTGAGCTTAAGACAGAATTACCTATAGAAAAGCATGGCGCTATTATATACACACATGCTGTGTTCAAGGTGTTCCAAGAAGAAGTAATGGCGGCCGATTCATGTGGTGTTGATGACTTTGAGAAGGAGGAGCATGTGCGCATAATTCATGTAATCGATGCTGAGACAGACAGAATTTTCAAGGTGAGGTTGGACCTTAGAAGCACAGATGCAGTATGCGAGTGTAAACTGTTCGAAAGAATTGGATTACTCTGCAGGCATATTTTGTGGGTGTACAAGGGCAAAGGAATTGGGCGAATACCAAGCAAGTACATTGTAGATCGTTGGCTAAATAACACACACGCAGCGAACAG GCTTGATTCGAATGGGAATGTCATTGAGGATTCATATATGGCTACGTCTGATAACAGTCATTTGTGCAACGTATGGTCAGAGTTCCGTCAGATAGTTGGTGTTCTCAAAACTTTACCTGTTGAACACACGGAAGAGTTAGCATCCCTCCTAGTTGAGTTCCGGCAGAAGTTATGTATTGAACCGCTTACAAAAGACCAAGAGATGGAGATCTTTGTTGGCCGCATGACTCGTCGTCTGAAGTCACTATCCACCCTCCggaacaagcacgcaacaagggcAGTGGAAAAAGATTGA